A window of Roseburia hominis A2-183 genomic DNA:
GCGGACGACATCAACTATCTGCGCAGTCTGAAAATATTTGACGAAGATTTTCTGGAATACCTGAGCAATTTCAAATTTTCCGGCGACATCTACGCCGTCCCGGAAGGCAGCCTGATCTTCCCGAGAGAACCTCTGGTAAAAGTTGTCGCTCCCATCATGGAGGCACAGTTAATCGAGACTGCCATCTTAAATATCGTCAACCACCAGTGTCTGATCGCGACCAAGGCCGCCCGCGTCTGTTACGCGGCCAAGGGCGATAATGTCATGGAGTTTGGTTTACGGCGCGCACAAGGTCCGGATTCCGGTACCTACGGTGCCAGAGCTGCCGTAATCGGCGGCTGCAACGGCACTTCCAATGTTCTCGCCGGTCAGATGTTCCATGTGCCGGTACTCGGCACACATGCCCACAGCTGGATCATGAGTTTTCCGGATGAGTACACGGCTTTCCGCAAATATGCTGAGCTCTACCCGTCCGCATGTATTCTGCTCGTGGATACCTACGACACGTTAAAATCCGGTATTCCGAATGCCATCCGTGTCTTCACCGAGATGCGCGATGCCGGTATTCCGCTGACTTATTACGGAATCCGCATGGACAGCGGCGACCTTGCCTACCTCTCCAAGCAGGTGCGCAAAATGTTAGATGAAGCCGGTTTTCCGGACGCCGTGATCTCCGCTTCCAACGACCTTGACGAATACCTGATCGAAAGCTTAAAATTGCAGGGCGCAACCATCAGCTCCTGGGGTGTCGGCACAAATCTGATTACCTCGAAAGACAACCCTGCCTTCGGCGGTGTTTACAAGCTTGCCGCCATCCGCACTGCAGACGGAAGTTTCCAGCCGAAGATCAAGTTATCTGAGAATGTAGAAAAAGTCACAAATCCCGGCAACAAGACATTTTACCGCGTCTATGACAAAAAGACCGGCAAGATCAAGGCCGATCTCATCTGCCTGTACGATGAGACATTCGACGAGAGCGAAGACTTAAAGCTGTTTGATCCGAACGCTCCCTGGAAAAAGACGAGACTTCCGGGCGGAAGCTACACTCTGCGCGAGATGCTGATTCCAGTAATAAAGAACGGAAAAACTGTCTACACTTCCCCGAGCGTCATGGAGATCCGTGAAATCTGTAACCATGAAAAAGACACCATCTGGGATGAGACCAAGCGTTTCGTCAACCCGCAGGAGATCTATGTCGATCTGTCCCAGAAGCTCTACGATATGAAAACAGCCCTCTTAAACGAGATGAGTATGGATTCTTAATCGCAGGGAATCCCTGCTCTGTATCTGGAAGAGTATATTTCATTCAATGCGTGTGCATAAAGTTCCAGAATGTAACCGGCAGCAACATTCTTTGAAGCAAAATTCGAGTGTTTCTTCCATGCCGCGTCCGGTATCCAATTCTGTGTCTTTGCCACGCTTTGACAATCCACAGGGCGTGTCCGACAACCCGCAGACAATGAGCGGACTTTTTAGTGGCGCTAATGCCACTTCTTCACAGACAATATAAAACCGCGCGAACCGAAACTCGTTGGCATCTGCTATTGAAAATAATGCAGATGCCAATTCAAACATCGGCTTCGCGCGGTTATGTTTTGTTCGACATAAAGGTGGCATTTATGCCAGCTGTTGTCTGGGGCGAATAAGCGCCACACAAAAGTCCTAAAATTGTCTGCCGGCTTGCGGACACATCCTGCGGAGTGCTCAAAGCTTGGAAAGACACGGATCATCAAAGATGCCGGACGCGGTGTGGTTAGAAATACCGGATTTTGCGCTTAGAATGTTGCTGCCGGTTACATCTGGAACTTTAAGATCATGTATTTCCTCAAAAATCTCTCCCGGACACAGAGCAGGGATTCCCGCTAGTTGAAGCCGACCACCTTCTGTGAAAGCTTATATGCCGCAACGGAGATCTTTCTTCCGCCTTTTCCCGGCAGATTCATCGTATTGCCGAGGATTCCAGCCCGCAGATGATGGAACAGGCGGATATCTTTTTCTCTAATATATTTCCAGAGTTCTCTCTTCTTCTCCAGATTCTCCTCCGTGCCGGAGCGGATCAGCATGATCGTCGAGATGACTGTGATGATCTCCAGGTAGTTGAACATATAATGTCTGAGCTTCCGGTTCGGAATTTTCCACAGGTCAAACGCATCGACCATAATCTTATTCACACGGATCTGCTGATCAATGCGGGAAATCATCACTCTCTCATTGACGGACTGATCGTCTCTTCCGATAAAATACCGGTAAAAATCCACATCCATATAATAGAGCGTCCGCACACTCGGAAGCGGCTTGTATACATAGATGTTATCCACATAGAAGGTGTGCTTCGGCAGTTCCAGTCCACACTCCACCAGAAGCTTCGTGCGGTAGATCACGGAATGCATGAGAATATACTGTCCCTTGTGAAAATGTCCGGCTTCCTTCCAGGTAAATATCCGGTCTTTCGGAAGATTGGAGCAGCGCATGACCTTCTTATGCTTCACTCCCTCTTTCTCATATACATAATTAGCAATAAACATATCCAGCACTCTGTCACCGCCGGAAATCTCCCGTAACTTATCCAGAATCTTGCGGTAAGCATCCAGATCCACCCAGTCATCACTGTCCACTACCTTAAAATAAAGCCCGGTGGCATTGCGGATACCCGCATTGACCGCCTCGCCGTGGCCGCCGTTCTCCTGATGAATCGCCCGGATAATCCCCGGATACTTTTTCTCATACGCATCCGCAATCTCTGCCGTGCGGTCATGCGATCCGTCATCCACGATCAAAATCTCCACATCATCCCCGCCCGGAAGCAGCGACTCGATACACTTTTCCATATATGCTTCCGAATTGTAGCACGGAATCGCAAATGTCAACAATTTCATTTTCTAATCTCTCCTTTATTTCCGTAAAAGAAAACCCGGCTTTCTTCCCAAAAGGCAGATTTTCCGTCACACTCTTACAATCTGTCTGCCAGTTCCATGGCGCGCTTCACCATCGCGTCGATGTTGTAATAGCGGTACTCCGCCAGCCGTCCGAGCAGATGAAAATGCTCCATGCCAGCCGTGAGTGCCCGGTATTTTTCGTACAGCGCCTGATTTTCCTCATTCAAAATCGCATAGTACGGAATCTCTCCCTCTGCTCCCGTATACGCAAACGGATACTCCTTCACGATCGTGGTGCCGTCCGTATCCCTCTGCCCGGTCAAAAACTTGAATTCCGTGATACGGGTAAAATCCTCGCTCACCGTGTAGTTGACCACACTGTGTCCCTGGTAAGACGCCCCGTCGTAATGCTCAAACCGGAAATCCAGCGAGCGGTACGGCAGTCTTCCATACCTGCATGCAAACAATTCATCCAGCGCGCCGGTGTAGATCACGTCGCCGTCGAATTTTTCGCCGTCAAAATAAATCTCATTGTCCGCAAAGCGCATGCGGCTTAAGCAGTCCGTGCCGCACTCCACCGTGATCCCCGGATGGGAAAGCATCTTCTCAAACATTTCTGTAAATCCGTTCGCCGGCACTCCCTGGTACTTATCCTGAAAATAGCGGTTATCATAGGAGATTAACACCGGGACGCGCCCTGTGACCTCCGGGCTGATCTCCTCCGGCTTCTGACCCCACTGCTTCATCGTGTAATATAAAAATACATTCTCATACACATACTGTGCAATCTCGCGGATATCCGCATCCTCGTTCTCGCGCAGCTTCATGATCGGCACACGCGAACCCTCGCCGTAGGTTTCGATCAGCTTTTGCTCCAGCCGGTCGGCTTTCTCCTTCCCGTATACCATATGTAACGTATTTAAGTTAAACGGCACCGGAATCAGCTGATCCCCGACCTTTGCGACCACCTCGTGCCCGAACAGGTACCAGTCCGTAAAACGCGATAAATATGCAAACACTTCCTCCAGACCTGTGTGAAAAATATGCGGTCCGTAATTATGAATTAAAATGCCGTGGGCATCTTTCTCATCGTAACAGTTTCCCCCGATATGCGGTCGGCGTTCCATGACAAGGACACGCTTTCCTTTTTCCTCTGCCAGCTTTCGCGCTGCCACCGCTCCGGCAATTCCGGCTCCAATGACAATACAATCGTACATGTCTCCTCCGTTCTGCGGTACTGCCCGCATTGTCTTAACATTGACCTGTTTCATTATACAGGATTTTCCACAGTACGCCAATTTATTTTTTCCTTAAGGTTTTCAAAATATCCACTGAAAAATGTCCACTTCCTTCATTTGTTCATATTTTATTTACAAAATACTAATAAACTTGGCATACGCTGGTCATATTTCCATTTTATAGTATAGATAAAGTTAAGACAGCAAGTTAAATTTTTCATAGAACTTTTTCATTCCTGACAAGTGCTTGTCAGGTCACCTTGCTTAGAAATAGGCAAGGTTCCTCCCAGCAGATAGTGAATTTATTTCACTTTCCATACACACAATCTTTTTCATATGAAAAGCCGGTGCAATGCACCGGCTCCCTCTTTTTTACAAACTTTTTTATCTTTCTTGATCTTAATCAAATTCCTTTTTTAAATAACCCGCATATGCTGAAAATGCCGACGGAATGGCATAACGCTCTCTCGCATCCCATGCATCCACAAAAATCAGTCCGCCTTCCCCGTCCGCTTTCTCTTCCGGGGTGCGCCCATTTCCTGACTCTGGTTCCTTTTCTGCGGCAAAGCCGGCTTCCTCCACCAGAATGGCATATCCACTCATCCTCCACTCGATATGGGAAAATATGTGCTTTGCATCCGCAAGCTTCTCGATTCGCAGCGGAGCAAACTGCTGTTCTTTTACATAGGAAAGAACTTCCTTGGCGCTCAATGCGCCGGACAGATTCGGCAGTTCATACAGCCCGGCGAGCAGCCCCTTCTTCGGGCGCTTGCGGATTGCCACCTTTTCTCCATCCCGAATGACAAGCACCGTGCGCTCCTCAATCCGCCGTGCCTTCGCCTTGCTTTTTACCGGAAAATCCATCATGCGCCCCTGTGCTCTCGCAAGACACATCTTACTCCACGGACATTCCTCACAGAGAGGTGCGCCGTTCGGCACACAGACTGTCGCCCCAAGCTCCATCATCGCCTGGTTGAGCGCGCCGGGAACATTTTCATCGCGAAGGACACGCCGAAGCTCCTCAGGAACCGTAAGTTCCCGCATCATCTCTCCCAGCTGCGCTTCCACCGCACTGCGGAACGACTGTTTCATGATGTCGGTATCGTCCGCCGCCACACGCGTCAAGATCCGCAGCACATTTCCGTCTACCGCAGGCACCGGTATCCCATAGGCGATCGATGCGATGGCACCCGCTGTGTAGGAACCGATCCCTTTCAATTCCAGAAGCTTCCCATAATCCGCCGGAAGCACTCCATCATACTCCTCCGTCACGGTGACTGCGGCTTTCTGCATATTTCTCACGCGGTTGTAATAACCAAGCCCCTCCCAGAGCTTCATCAATTGATCCTCCGGACAGGCTGCAAGCGCCGCCACATCCGGCAATGCTTTTAAAAAGCGCTCATAATACGGCTTTACTGCCTCCACTCTGGTCTGCTGCAGCATGATTTCCGAGACCCACACGCGGTAAGGCTCCGGTCTCTCACGCCACGGGAGCACCCGCGCGTGATCTACAAACCACGCAAGCAGAGGCTCTGCCAACTGGTTCAGATGATAATTATCCAGCATTCTCTTCTCCGTCTCTACTGTCAAGCGTTTAAATCCAGGTCAAACTGCGCCACAAACGCCGCAATTTTTTCCAGACATTTCTTTATCACATCCTTGGAATACGCATAGGAACACCGGATGTATCCCTCGCCGCAGCTTCCAAAGGCATCTCCCGGTATCACCGCCACCTTCTGCTCCTGCAAAAGCCGGCTGCAGAATTCCATCGAGGTGAGCCCGATCTCTTTGATCGACGGGAACACATAGAACGCTCCCTCCGGCTCAACCACCTTAAGTCCCATCGCCCGGAATCCGTCCACCATCAGGTGACGTCTCTCGTCATACTCCTGGCGCATCACATCGATCTCCTCGTCCCGCACCGGACTCGTGAACGCTTCCAATGCCGCATACTGTGAAGTCGTCCCCGCCGACATCGTCGTGAACTGATGGATCTTGTTCATATGGAAAATGACCTCCGCCGGCCCCGCCGCGATACCCATACGCCATCCGGTCATTGCAAACGCCTTTGAAAAACCGTTTAGAACCACGCAGCGCTCATACATATCCGGCAGCGCCGCGATCGACACATGCTTTCTGCCGTAGGTGAGCTCTGCATAGATCTCGTCCGTAATCACAAAGAGGTCATGGGCGAGCACCACCTCGCGGATCGCCTCCAGATCCGCCTTTTCCATGATGGCGCCCGTCGGGTTATTCGGAAAAGAGATGAGAAGCACTTTTGTCCGCCCTGTGATCTTTTCCTCCAGTTCCTCCGCCGTCAGACGGAATCCGTTCTTCGCCTGCAGCGGAATCGATACCGGAATTCCCCCGCACAGCTCCACGCAGGGAACGTAGGACACATAGGCGGGTTCAACCACCAGCACTTCGTCTCCCGGATCCACCAGCGTACGCAGCGCCAGATCAATCCCCTCGCTTGCACCCATTGTAATAAGGATCTCATCCGCCCGGTCATAGTGCAGATCGAACTTTTCCAGATACTCCGCTGCCGCCGCACGCAGCTCCACGGTACCGCGGTTGTCGGTGTACTTCGTCTCGGCGCGCCGGATGGAGGCGACCGCCGCCTCCCTGACATGCTCCGGCGTCTGGAAGTCCGGCTCCCCGACGCCAAGAGACAGAGCCCCGTCCATGGTATTTGCAATATCGAAAAAATCCTTAATACCGGAATCCGGCATCTCCACAACAACTTTTGACAGATAAGATCTCTTTGTGCTCATATGTATGACTCCTTAGTAACGTACTCATTTTAGGATTTATTATACCCCCTTTCTTTCCAAATGAAAATACTGTTTTCTATTGACAAATTTTAGAAAACGCTGTACTCTAATATTAGTAATTTGTTAATTTTTTATCAAACTATTCAGGAGGGTTTTAGAATGAGTGAATTTAACAATTTGAAATTGGAAATCGCTGACCAGACTGCTGTTCTTTCCATTTCCAGACCGGCAGCTCTTAACGCATTAAACAGTGAGACTCTTGACGAGTTAAACACGGCTCTGACTGAGATCGAAGCTATGGACGATGTCAAGGTTGTCATCTTAACCGGCGGTCCGGACAAGAAGGGCAACGAGTTCAAGTCTTTCGTTGCAGGCGCTGATATCTCCGAGATGGTGAACTTCACCGCTCCGGAAGCAAGAGCATTCGGCATCAAGGCTTCTGTTCCATTTTTCAAGTTAATGAATATGCGTCAGGTTACCATCGCTGCTGTCAACGGTTTTGCTCTCGGCGGCGGATGTGAGATTGCTATGGCGTGTGATATCCGTATCGCATCCGACAATGCTGTTTTCGGACAGCCGGAGTGCGGTCTTGGTATTATCCCTGGATTCGGCGGTACCCAGAGACTTGCCCGTCTTGTTGGTATGGGACGTGCCAAAGAAATGATCTTTACCTGTGACAATATCGATGCCAACGAAGCATACCGCATCGGCCTTGTAAATAAGGTTGTCGCAAAAGAAGAACTGATGGCTACCGCAAAGGCTATGGCTGCAAAGATCATCTCCAAGGGAAGCTACGCAGTCTCCGTTGCCAAGGCAGCAATCAACAACGGCTACGACATGGACATCAAGAATGCCGTTGAGATGGAAGCAAACCTCTTTGGTGTTGTCAACGACACACATGACAAGAAAGAGGGAATGGGCGCATTCCTTGAGAAGAGAGCTGCCAATCTGACAGATTTCTAAACATCGTACACCAGGACTTGACGTTTGGTTCTAAAAACGCTACCATATTTTATAGAAAGACAGCCGGCTATCTTTAGCCGGCTGTTCTGGTATCAGCATACAATACATAGAAAGGTGGTTTTTGATATGTTTGACAAAATCATTGGTTTCATCGGTGCCGGCAACATGGGCAGCGCCATGATCGGCGGCATCTTAAACGCCTCCCTGGTAACCACGGGGCAGGTAATCGCCAGTGCACACTCCAAGGAGACACTCGACGCCATTCACAGCCGGTTTTCCATCGAGACGACACTCTCCAATGAGACGGTCGCCGAGCGCAGCGATATTCTGTTTCTCGCCGTCAAGCCGAACAAATTTGATGAGGTGATTCCGCAGATTGCCCCGCATGTGAAGAGCAGCTGCATCATCGTCTCCATCGCTGCTGGCAAGACCATTGCTGCCATCGAAGAGGCGTTTGGCAAAGAGATCAAGCTCGTTCGCGCCATGCCAAACACACCTGCCCTCGTCGGCGAAGCGATGAGTGCCCTGTGTGTCAATGCACATGTCACCGAAGCCGAGCTTTCCGAAGTGCAGGCGATCTTCAACTCCTTTGGAAAAGCAGAAGTCGTACCGGAGAGCCTCATCGACGCCGTTGTGGGCGTGTCCGGTTCCTCCCCTGCCTATGTCTATCTGTTTATCGAGGCAATGGCAGACGCTGCCGTTGCTGACGGCATGCCGCGGGCACAGGCTTACAAATTTGCCGCCCAGTCCGTCTACGGCGCAGCCAAAATGGTATTGGAGACCGGCAGGCACCCCGGCGAACTCAAAGACGCCGTGTGCTCTCCGGGCGGAACGACGATCGAGGCTGTCGCCGCATTGGAACGGGGCGGTCTGCGTGACACCGTAATCACTGCACAGCGCGCCTGCTCTAAAAAATCACACGACATGAGCACAGCGAAATAAAAAAGCAATCACAGGAGGCAACGCATTATGTGGGCATATGAAAGTGTATTTTATCAGATCTATCCGCTTGGGTTCTGCGGCGCACCTTTTGAAAATGACGGGGTTCTCACCCACCGCATCCAAAAGGTAAACGACTGGATTCCTCATATTCAAAAGCTTGGCGCAAACGCCGTATATTTTTCACCGCTCTTTGAATCGGACACCCACGGCTACAATACCAGAGATTACACAAAGATCGACACAAGACTTGGCACCAACGCGGATTTTAAGGAAGTGTGTGACAACCTCCACGCCGCCGGCATCAAAGTCGTCTTAGACGGCGTCTTCAATCACGTCGGCCGCGGTTTCTGGGCATTCCAGGACGTTTTAGAGAAGAGATGGGACTCTCCCTACAAGGACTGGTTTCATATCAGTTTTGACGGGAATTCCAATTATAACGACGGGCTGTGGTATGAGGGCTGGGAAGGGAATTATGATCTCGTAAAGCTGAATCTGCACAACGAGGATGTCATCGCACACCTCTTTTCCTGCATCAAGGGCTGGATAGATGAGTTTGACATCGACGGACTGCGGCTGGATGTGGCTTACTGCCTCGACCATGATTTTATCCGAAGGCTGCGCGCCTACTGTGACACCTTAAAGCCAGATTTCTTCCTGGTCGGCGAGGTCGTACACGGCGATTACAACCAGATCATGAACGACACCATGCTGCACTCCGTAACAAACTATGAGTGCTACAAAGGACTGTATTCCAGTTTTAACTCCATGAACATGTTCGAGATCAATCACTCTCTGCTGCGCCAGTTCGGCCCGGACAACTGGACTCTGTACAAGGGAAAGCACCTGCTCTCCTTCGTCGACAACCATGACGTCACCCGTGTGGCAAGCATCCTCTCAAACGAGGCGCACCTTCCGTTAATCTATGCCATGCAGTTCGGCATGCCGGGCATTCCATGCGTGTACTACGGAAGTGAATGGGGTGCCAAAGCGCGAAAAGAGGACGGCGATCCCGCATTGCGCGCCTGCTTTGACGCACCGGAATGGACCACGCTCACGGATTTCATCAGCCGCCTTGTCGCCGCGAAAAAGTCTTCCGAGGCGTTAAACTACGGCGATTTCCGCTCTGTCCTGCTCACGAATAAGCAGTCCATCTTTGAGCGGAAAAGCGCCAATGAGCGTGTGCTAGTCGCCATCAACGCAGATTCCGAAAGCTTCACGGCGCATTTCGACGCAAGCTGCGGCACAGCTGTTGACCTGCTCACCGGGGAGACGCACGACTTTGGAGGTGGCAGTACGCTCCCGCCTTACTCTGCAGCCTTCTGGAAGATGGAACACTGAGACAGAAGACTGACAGATCAAAGGGACTGACACAGAGGCAGCCGGCTTATCATAACGGGCTTGCAGGTGTCTGGTTCCAAAATGCAACAGGCGGCGGTAAATCTTTGAAGCAAAATTCGAGTATTTCTTCCATGCCGCACTTTGCATCACATTCTGTGTCTCTTGCCACGCTTTGACACTCCGCAGGATGTGTCCGACAAACCGCAGACAATGAGCGGATTCCCTGGTGACGCAAGGGACACACGAGAATCCTAAAATTGTCTGCAGGTTGCGGACACATCCTGCGGAGTGTTCAAAGCTTGGAAAGACACAGATCATCGCAGATGCGAAGCGCGGCGTGGTTAGAAATGCCGGATTTTGCGGTCAGATTTACCGCCGCCTGTTGCATTTGGAACTTATCCCTGCAAGTGCTCCTATCATAAACTTACTGCCTCTGTGTCAGCCCTTTCTCTGTCAGTTCTTCTTTCCCAGTGTGACAGAGAGCGTCTGCTCTTCATACTGTCCGTTGGAAGATCTCTGGATGGTGACATCCACGGTCGTTCCTGCTTTGTAATACTGAAGTTTAGAGGACAGATCCTCCATCGAGGAGACATCCTTGCCGTCAAATGCGGTAATAATATCGCCCTTCTGAATTCCAGCCTGCTCTGCGGCGGAGTTCTCTTTTACCTGTGCTACATAGACACCGGTCGGCATATTGTAGGTTTTTGCCACATCGCTTGTGACATCGACGCCGCTGATACCAAGATATGCACTGTCTGCCTCATCTACCTTTTCCTTCGTAATCAGGTCCTCAATGATCGGCATTGCTGTGCTGATCGGGATCGCATAACCGATTCCCTCAACACTTGTGTCTGCATATTTTACAGAGTTGATACCGATGACCTCGCCTGCTGCATTGAGCAGTGCACCGCCACTGTTACCAGGGTTGATCGCTGCACTGGTCTGGATCAGTTCTGCGGTGTAATTTGTGTTGCTGTTGGAATCGGATACGGTTACCTCACGGTTCAATGCGCTGATGACACCGGTTGTCACAGACTGACCATAGCCGAGTGCATTACCGATGGCGATCGCTGCCTGTCCGGCTTTCAGATCATCCGAATTGCCAAGTGTTGCAACTTTGATTGTATTTAATGTGTCAGAATCGATGCTGCTTAACGCAACGCGGATAACTGCAAGATCTGTGGAAGGATCGGTACCCTTGATCTCCGCGCTGACGGTTGTGTTGTCACTGAATGCGACTGTGAGGCTGTCTGCACCCTCCACCACATGATTGTTGGTCGCAATGTAAAGATTGTCTGCATCCTGGCTCACGATAATACCGGAACCGCAGCTTGTGCTCTGCTGTGTCTGTGTTCCGCCGAAAAAGCTCTGATACTGGGATTCGCTCACATTCGTGATCGATACGATAGAAGGCATTACCGCTTCCACGATGTCAGAGACATCGGATGCCACATAGCTGGATGATGCGCCGGTCGCCTCAATCTTGGTGTTGGAATCGGACTGTGTCAGCACGCTGCCTGTGGCTGCCACCGTGGAATCCGAGTCTCCGAAAATCTGACCCGATGCGAGATGTACGCCCTCGAACACCGTTCCGGATACCAGCCCGAAGACAAGTGCCAGTGCCGCACATTTTGCAAGCTTCATACCAAAGCCGCCCGGCTTTCTCTCTCTCTTTTCTCTTCTCTTCTTTTCCTTCTTGCCGGAAGGATTCTGACCGTACGCCGCATTCCCGGCTCCCTGGCTCTGGTAGAACTGTTGCTGATAACCGCCGTTCTGGTAGGTTCCTCCGTTCTGGCCGTATGCACTGTTATTCTGTGTGCCGCTCTGGTAGGTTCCTCCGTTCTGGTAAGTTCCTCCGTTCTGGTAGGTTCCTCCGTTCTGACCGTATGCGCTGCCATTCTGGTAAGCTCCGTTTGCGCTGTATGCTCCATTGTTCTGCGATGTGCCGTTCTGATTCGTTCCGTTATTATATGAATAGAAGGAATCGGAAGACTGGTTATGATTACATTCATTGTTATCCATAATAATTGCTCCTTTCCCTGACAACTCTTTGTTCTGTTCCAGTGAGTATTTCTTTTTCTCTCTCACTTTCTATGATGCAGTTTACAGGGAAAATGTGATGTAATTGTGACGAAAGTATCAAAAAAGTATGTTTCTGTTCTTTTCTGTCTAAAAAAGGACCTGCCACACCAGATTCCAAACGCCCGCCACGAGCAGTCCCACATAGAATCCATTTCTCCAGCGCTTCTTTTTCAGGGAAAATGCAAGTGTCAAAATAATAAACAGATATAAAAGATCCGTCAGATAATAAACACGCGCACCGGACGCATACATCGTCGGAGAGCAATACATAATCGCCTCACTCGCGATTCCCGCAAGATAGGCGAGCATCAGCGTGATGTGCTTTTTTGACACGCGCCATAAAAACGGCAGGGTGAAAAGCAGCGCCGCAGCCCACCAGATCATCGCAAGGATCACTTCCCGCGTCATCACCGCCATGGACGGCACCTGGTACACGCACGCTTCAATATTGATATACTGCATCCCCATATCCGATAACAGATCAAAGCCTGCATAAGGAAGCAGTGCTGCCAGGGTAAAGACCGCCGCGATCCCAAGAGCGATCCAGTCTCTCTTTTTCTTCTGCTCCTGCTGCAGCAGAAGAAGGATTCCCACAACCCAGATGCCGCATAAAAACAGTTTGTTCTCATTTGCAAACGATGACAGCAGCCAGTGTATCGTGATGAACACATGCTGTCCGAAAGGCATCGTCTCGTATTCCGGCATCCAGTTTGCAATCTCACTTGCCACACGGATCTCATTGCCGGGAGCCGAGAACAGAATCACAAACGCTACCGCTGTCGTAAGTGTCTGAACCAGAAGAAGCGGATGCACTTTTTTATGGCGAAGGAACAGTGCGACAACCGCCAACACCTCAAACGTCAGCAAAACAGCGCTCATCTGCTCGATGGACATCGTTCCTGCCACCGCGCACGGTATGCTGATCAGAAAATATTTCTTATTCAGCGCAGGCTCTTCCCCCGGCTTTGCGAACACTGCGTCCGCAAAAGGCATCAGCGCCCAGATTCCGCAGGTAAAACACCAGGTATAGAAGATGGAACCATTCACCCAGACCGCCGCATAGCCGACAGTCATAATGTTCATGAGAAAATAGCCGCCCACTGCCGCTGCGCAGGGTCCGATCGCTTCCTCACTGTG
This region includes:
- a CDS encoding nicotinate phosphoribosyltransferase, coding for MSTLNLTLLTDLYELTMMQGYFKNHNQDVVVFDAFYRNNPCDGGYSVCAGLAQVIDYIENLHFDADDINYLRSLKIFDEDFLEYLSNFKFSGDIYAVPEGSLIFPREPLVKVVAPIMEAQLIETAILNIVNHQCLIATKAARVCYAAKGDNVMEFGLRRAQGPDSGTYGARAAVIGGCNGTSNVLAGQMFHVPVLGTHAHSWIMSFPDEYTAFRKYAELYPSACILLVDTYDTLKSGIPNAIRVFTEMRDAGIPLTYYGIRMDSGDLAYLSKQVRKMLDEAGFPDAVISASNDLDEYLIESLKLQGATISSWGVGTNLITSKDNPAFGGVYKLAAIRTADGSFQPKIKLSENVEKVTNPGNKTFYRVYDKKTGKIKADLICLYDETFDESEDLKLFDPNAPWKKTRLPGGSYTLREMLIPVIKNGKTVYTSPSVMEIREICNHEKDTIWDETKRFVNPQEIYVDLSQKLYDMKTALLNEMSMDS
- a CDS encoding glycosyltransferase family 2 protein; amino-acid sequence: MKLLTFAIPCYNSEAYMEKCIESLLPGGDDVEILIVDDGSHDRTAEIADAYEKKYPGIIRAIHQENGGHGEAVNAGIRNATGLYFKVVDSDDWVDLDAYRKILDKLREISGGDRVLDMFIANYVYEKEGVKHKKVMRCSNLPKDRIFTWKEAGHFHKGQYILMHSVIYRTKLLVECGLELPKHTFYVDNIYVYKPLPSVRTLYYMDVDFYRYFIGRDDQSVNERVMISRIDQQIRVNKIMVDAFDLWKIPNRKLRHYMFNYLEIITVISTIMLIRSGTEENLEKKRELWKYIREKDIRLFHHLRAGILGNTMNLPGKGGRKISVAAYKLSQKVVGFN
- the glf gene encoding UDP-galactopyranose mutase, translated to MKQVNVKTMRAVPQNGGDMYDCIVIGAGIAGAVAARKLAEEKGKRVLVMERRPHIGGNCYDEKDAHGILIHNYGPHIFHTGLEEVFAYLSRFTDWYLFGHEVVAKVGDQLIPVPFNLNTLHMVYGKEKADRLEQKLIETYGEGSRVPIMKLRENEDADIREIAQYVYENVFLYYTMKQWGQKPEEISPEVTGRVPVLISYDNRYFQDKYQGVPANGFTEMFEKMLSHPGITVECGTDCLSRMRFADNEIYFDGEKFDGDVIYTGALDELFACRYGRLPYRSLDFRFEHYDGASYQGHSVVNYTVSEDFTRITEFKFLTGQRDTDGTTIVKEYPFAYTGAEGEIPYYAILNEENQALYEKYRALTAGMEHFHLLGRLAEYRYYNIDAMVKRAMELADRL
- the mutY gene encoding A/G-specific adenine glycosylase, which produces MLDNYHLNQLAEPLLAWFVDHARVLPWRERPEPYRVWVSEIMLQQTRVEAVKPYYERFLKALPDVAALAACPEDQLMKLWEGLGYYNRVRNMQKAAVTVTEEYDGVLPADYGKLLELKGIGSYTAGAIASIAYGIPVPAVDGNVLRILTRVAADDTDIMKQSFRSAVEAQLGEMMRELTVPEELRRVLRDENVPGALNQAMMELGATVCVPNGAPLCEECPWSKMCLARAQGRMMDFPVKSKAKARRIEERTVLVIRDGEKVAIRKRPKKGLLAGLYELPNLSGALSAKEVLSYVKEQQFAPLRIEKLADAKHIFSHIEWRMSGYAILVEEAGFAAEKEPESGNGRTPEEKADGEGGLIFVDAWDARERYAIPSAFSAYAGYLKKEFD
- a CDS encoding pyridoxal phosphate-dependent aminotransferase, which encodes MSTKRSYLSKVVVEMPDSGIKDFFDIANTMDGALSLGVGEPDFQTPEHVREAAVASIRRAETKYTDNRGTVELRAAAAEYLEKFDLHYDRADEILITMGASEGIDLALRTLVDPGDEVLVVEPAYVSYVPCVELCGGIPVSIPLQAKNGFRLTAEELEEKITGRTKVLLISFPNNPTGAIMEKADLEAIREVVLAHDLFVITDEIYAELTYGRKHVSIAALPDMYERCVVLNGFSKAFAMTGWRMGIAAGPAEVIFHMNKIHQFTTMSAGTTSQYAALEAFTSPVRDEEIDVMRQEYDERRHLMVDGFRAMGLKVVEPEGAFYVFPSIKEIGLTSMEFCSRLLQEQKVAVIPGDAFGSCGEGYIRCSYAYSKDVIKKCLEKIAAFVAQFDLDLNA
- a CDS encoding enoyl-CoA hydratase-related protein → MSEFNNLKLEIADQTAVLSISRPAALNALNSETLDELNTALTEIEAMDDVKVVILTGGPDKKGNEFKSFVAGADISEMVNFTAPEARAFGIKASVPFFKLMNMRQVTIAAVNGFALGGGCEIAMACDIRIASDNAVFGQPECGLGIIPGFGGTQRLARLVGMGRAKEMIFTCDNIDANEAYRIGLVNKVVAKEELMATAKAMAAKIISKGSYAVSVAKAAINNGYDMDIKNAVEMEANLFGVVNDTHDKKEGMGAFLEKRAANLTDF